A single genomic interval of Helianthus annuus cultivar XRQ/B chromosome 13, HanXRQr2.0-SUNRISE, whole genome shotgun sequence harbors:
- the LOC118485427 gene encoding ATP synthase subunit a — protein sequence MPNNSHAFLGRTKPTISDKSFLIFRARSGTTRKNLIFMKEYIFFIKHTPVMRVVKDYYVTIERTVTDNAIIFDYHHYHNNYYYYNLSAFAEMQTRTQAPSPLEQFSILPLIPMNIGNLYFSFTNSSLFMLLTLSLVLLLIHFVTKKGGGNLVPNAWQSLVELIYDFVLNLVNEQIGGLSGNVKQKFFPCILVTFTFLLFCNLQGMIPYSFTVTSHFLITLGLSFSIFIGITIVGFQRNGLHFLSFLLPAGVPLPLAPFLVLLELISYCFRALSLGIRLFANMMAGHSLVKILSGFAWTMLCMNDLLYFIGDLGPLFIVLALTGLELGVAILQAYVFTILICIYLNDAINLH from the coding sequence ATGCCCAACAACTCCCATGCCTTTCTTGGTCGGACCAAGCCAACTATTTCCGACAAGTCTTTCCTCATTTTTCGAGCAAGAAGCGGAACTACAAGAAAGAATCTAATTTTTATGAAGgaatacattttttttattaagcACACACCGGTTATGAGAGTAGTAAAGGATTATTATGTAACGATTGAAAGAACTGTAACTGACAACGCAATAATTTTTGATTATCACCATTAccataataattattattattataacctgAGTGCTTTTGCTGAGATGCAGACTCGGACTCAGGCACCTAGCCCGCTTGAGCAATTTTCCATTCTCCCATTGATTCCTATGAATATAGGAAACTTGTATTTCTCATTCACAAATTCATCTTTGTTTATGCTGCTAACTCTCAGTTTGGTCCTACTTCTGATTCATTTTGTTACTAAAAAAGGAGGAGGAAACTTAGTACCAAATGCTTGGCAATCCTTGGTAGAGCTTATTTATGATTTCGTGCTGAACCTGGTAAACGAACAAATAGGGGGTCTTTCAGGAAATGTTAAACAAAAGTTTTTCCCTTGCATCTTGGTCACTTTTacttttttgttattttgtaatCTTCAGGGTATGATACCTTATAGCTTCACAGTTACAAGTCATTTTCTCATTACTTTAGGTCTCTCATTTTCTATTTTTATTGGCATTACTATAGTGGGATTTCAAAGAAACGGGCTTCATTTTTTAAGCTTCTTATTACCCGCAGGAGTCCCACTGCCATTAGCACCTTTTTTAGTACTCCTTGAGCTAATTTCTTATTGTTTTCGCGCATTAAGCTTAGGAATACGTTTATTTGCTAATATGATGGCCGGTCATAGTTTAGTAAAGATTTTAAGTGGGTTCGCTTGGACTATGCTATGTATGAATGATCTTTTGTATTTTATAGGGGATCTTGGTCCTTTATTTATAGTTCTTGCATTAACCGGTCTGGAATTAGGTGTAGCTATATTACAAGCTTATGTTTTTACGATCTTAATCTGTATTTACTTGAATGATGCTATAAATCTCCATTAA